A single genomic interval of Candidatus Methylomirabilota bacterium harbors:
- a CDS encoding 3-oxoacyl-[acyl-carrier-protein] synthase III C-terminal domain-containing protein — MKPFVVNRYGRIVLPFNFFPELDFSVFQTLEQFAAVIKRDFEEKAPTEAEVVARLESGSYQGRYDVLRDVALNLFWVNRYAMTMYEKRPVRWRDVPRQRDDVFLPVFKPWDGSELAAALEAGYRTLKPSWDEATEDKVSRILFDVFRHKLWAGAELPAIKPTVAEILADPRRLTYHLLAYDPDYPGYAYDDIIECHHEVPELEALLRQAMVLHNQYRWDRSKTRLIEVGKLAPDDFVVVFYPRQEAVLDFIRRVKGGRRQRLARPAPVESRPPATPYPPVEVARRFTIMPRLEALGVRKGEHVCTNDDLIRNAAYCWSPMTAVDILAKTGIAQRRYTELDLDHLALLAAQRALEKSGRRPEEIGAVLFCSCTTTKIIPSVATWLSGQLGIFQTHASCDIIAACAGFPYGLAEAVRLLQEVERPVLVVCAERFSDKIGTVRTSRMIFGDGAGAVVVGPAPEGAPPDIEVFQTYASGPMSEVNSIIWPNPDFDNNITVYGPEVRALVKRYLTQMIGELRALPHPDGTSGSLMDAIDLIVPHQANKTMVVKLATAAGIDPARCYFNIERVGNTSAASIPIAIHDAVREGLLDRPLRVFAPGFGAGAVGGYVVMRVDPAIVA; from the coding sequence ATGAAACCCTTCGTCGTCAACCGCTACGGACGCATCGTCCTTCCTTTCAACTTCTTCCCCGAGCTCGACTTCTCCGTGTTCCAGACGCTGGAGCAGTTCGCCGCCGTCATCAAGCGCGACTTCGAGGAGAAGGCGCCGACGGAGGCGGAGGTCGTGGCCCGGCTGGAGTCGGGGAGCTACCAGGGACGCTACGATGTGCTGCGGGACGTCGCCCTCAACCTCTTCTGGGTGAACCGCTACGCCATGACCATGTACGAAAAGCGGCCCGTGCGCTGGCGCGACGTCCCCCGCCAGCGCGACGACGTGTTCCTGCCGGTCTTCAAGCCGTGGGACGGCAGTGAGCTGGCGGCGGCGCTCGAGGCCGGCTACCGGACGCTCAAGCCCTCGTGGGACGAGGCCACCGAGGACAAGGTGTCCCGCATCCTGTTCGACGTGTTCCGCCACAAGCTGTGGGCCGGCGCCGAGCTTCCCGCCATCAAGCCGACGGTGGCGGAGATCCTCGCCGATCCGCGCCGACTGACCTATCACCTGCTGGCCTACGACCCCGACTACCCGGGCTACGCCTACGACGACATCATCGAATGTCACCACGAGGTGCCCGAGCTGGAGGCGCTGCTGCGGCAGGCGATGGTCCTGCACAACCAGTACCGGTGGGACCGGTCGAAGACGCGCCTGATCGAGGTGGGCAAGCTCGCCCCCGACGACTTCGTGGTCGTCTTCTATCCCCGCCAGGAAGCGGTGCTCGACTTCATCCGTCGCGTGAAGGGCGGACGGCGCCAGCGGCTGGCCCGGCCGGCGCCGGTCGAGTCCCGCCCTCCGGCGACGCCCTATCCACCCGTCGAGGTCGCCCGGCGCTTCACCATCATGCCGCGTCTGGAAGCCCTGGGGGTCCGGAAGGGCGAGCACGTCTGCACCAACGACGACCTCATCCGGAACGCCGCCTACTGCTGGTCACCGATGACCGCGGTCGACATCCTGGCCAAGACCGGCATCGCCCAGCGCCGGTACACCGAGCTCGATCTCGACCACCTCGCGCTGCTGGCGGCCCAGCGGGCGCTCGAAAAGTCCGGACGCCGGCCCGAGGAGATCGGCGCCGTGCTCTTCTGCTCCTGCACGACGACCAAGATCATCCCGTCGGTGGCCACCTGGCTCTCCGGCCAGCTGGGGATCTTCCAGACCCACGCCTCCTGCGACATCATCGCCGCCTGCGCCGGGTTCCCCTATGGTCTGGCCGAGGCGGTGCGCTTGCTCCAGGAGGTCGAGCGCCCGGTGCTCGTGGTCTGCGCCGAGAGGTTCTCCGACAAGATCGGCACCGTGCGCACCTCCCGCATGATCTTCGGTGACGGCGCCGGCGCGGTCGTGGTGGGCCCGGCCCCGGAGGGGGCGCCGCCGGACATCGAGGTGTTCCAGACCTACGCCAGTGGACCGATGAGCGAGGTAAACTCCATCATCTGGCCCAACCCCGACTTCGACAACAACATCACCGTCTACGGACCGGAGGTGCGCGCGCTGGTCAAGCGCTACCTCACCCAGATGATCGGCGAGCTGCGCGCGCTGCCGCACCCGGACGGGACCTCCGGCTCGCTGATGGACGCCATCGACCTCATCGTGCCCCACCAGGCCAACAAGACGATGGTGGTGAAGCTGGCCACCGCGGCCGGGATCGATCCCGCGCGCTGCTACTTCAACATCGAGCGCGTGGGGAACACCTCGGCGGCCAGCATCCCCATCGCCATTCACGACGCCGTCCGCGAGGGCCTCCTCGACCGCCCGCTGCGCGTGTTCGCCCCCGGCTTCGGCGCGGGCGCAGTGGGAGGCTACGTCGTCATGCGCGTCGATCCGGCGATCGTCGC